A single window of Salvia splendens isolate huo1 chromosome 6, SspV2, whole genome shotgun sequence DNA harbors:
- the LOC121807889 gene encoding RCC1 domain-containing protein RUG3, mitochondrial-like: MISLHVLATIDLNPAMLFANLDTSFLQNEVFRGYGGFGALGHSVYHRELLPKMVQGSWDEEMCHIATSGTHTAAITKSGKLYIWGRDEGDGRLGLGPGRGPDFAGGLGTPTEVKVMPEPVAAVSCGGFFTMALTEGGQLWNWGANSNYELGRGDKIGGWKPQPVPSLKDVRLVQIASGGYHSLALTDKGEVLSWGHGGHGQLGHSSLHSRKVPEPVEALANEKVTYIACGGSSSAAVTDKGSLYMWGNAADSQLGVPGLPELQSSPIEVKFLSDDDGLGDHKVLSVSVGASHAMCLFSRSSC; this comes from the exons ATGATTTCATTGCATGTTCTGGCCACCATCGATTTGAATCCGGCTATGCTGTTTGCAAATCTTGATACctcttttttacaaaatgaAGTTTTCAGGGGTTATGGTGGATTTGGTGCACTAGGGCATTCGGTCTATCACAGAGAGCTGTTGCCTAAAATGGTCCAAGGATCTTGGGATGAAGAAATGTGCCATATTGCAACCAGTGGAACACATACAGCTGCCATCACCAAATCTG GGAAACTCTATATTTGGGGGCGAGATGAAGGGGATGGTAGATTGGGTCTTGGTCCTGGTCGTGGCCCAGATTTTGCTGGTGGTCTCGGCACGCCTACTGAAGTAAAAGTAATGCCTGAGCCAGTGGCTGCTGTTTCATGTGGCGGCTTTTTCACTATGGCATTAACTGAAGGGGGTCAGCTTTGGAACTGGGGCG CAAACTCCAATTATGAGCTTGGTAGAGGTGACAAAATTGGTGGCTGGAAGCCGCAGCCTGTTCCTAGTCTCAAAGATGTCCGCTTAGTGCAAATAGCTAGTGGTGGATATCATTCTCTTGCTTTGACTG ATAAGGGAGAAGTTCTTTCATGGGGGCATGGAGGACATGGTCAACTAGGTCATTCTTCCCTTCATAGTCGAAAAGTTCCTGAACCTGTTGAGGCCTTAGCTAATGAGAAGGTCACTTATATTGCTTGTGGAGGTTCATCATCAGCTGCTGTAACTG ATAAAGGGAGCTTATACATGTGGGGGAACGCTGCAGATAGTCAACTTGGCGTTCCTGGACTTCCAGAATTACAATCGTCGCCTATCGAGGTTAAATTCCTCTCCGATGATGATGGATTAGGAGATCACAAAGTGCTTTCTGTTTCTGTTGGTGCTTCTCATGCTATGTGCCTCTTTTCAAGATCAAGTTGCTGA
- the LOC121808681 gene encoding uncharacterized protein LOC121808681, whose amino-acid sequence MRILAYGAATDLHDEYLRMSAQLIRKSLIKFVEGVISNFGDEYLRKPNEEDLARLLHIGEQRGFPSMLGSIDCMHWEWKNCPTSWAGQYAGRSGSPTIILEAVASQDLWIWHAFFGTPGSRNDINMLDQSPVFDDILEGRAPKVNYIENGHEKNMGYYLTDGIYPQWAAFVKSIPGPQTMKHKLFAQHQESARKDVERAFGVLQARFAFIKCPCLIWDRDIMGKIMIACIILHNMIVEDERSTYSNYCDPTEFIQDRLGQSSREYEDGDANNDFIYSTNRIASLASYMKNKAQLQNREAHKALLNDLVEHIWAKFGNCN is encoded by the coding sequence ATGAGGATATTGGCCTACGGGGCAGCAACCGACTTGCACGACGAATATTTGAGAATGAGCGCACAACTCATTCGCAAATCTCTCATCAAGTTCGTTGAAGGTGTAATTTCTAACTTCGGCGATGAGTACTTGCGAAAGCCCAACGAAGAAGACTTGGCAAGACTTCTGCATATTGGAGAACAACGTGGGTTTCCAAGCATGTTGGGTAgtattgactgcatgcattgggaatggaagaattgtcccaCTTCATGGGCTGGACAATATGCCGGAAGAAGCGGGAGTCCGACAATCATCTTGGAAGCAGTAGCATCTCAAGatctgtggatatggcatgcctTTTTTGGAACTCCAGGTTCGAGAAATGATATTAACATGCTTGATCAATCTCCTGTTTTTGATGATATTTTGGAAGGTCGAGCACCGAAGGTAAATTACATAGAAAATGGCCACGAAAAAAATATGGGATATTATCTCACTGATGGCATCTATCCTCAATGGGCGGCCTTTGTCAAATCTATCCCAGGTCCACAAACGATGAAGCACAAGTTGTTTGCTCAACATCAAGAGTCCGCGCGAaaagatgttgagcgagcttttggtgtttTGCAAGCTCGTTTTGCTTTTATCAAATGTCCATGTCTTATTTGGGATCGTGATATTATGGGAAAAATAATGATTGcttgcataatcttgcacaatatgatagtgGAAGACGAAAGAAGCACGTATTCGAACTATTGTGATCCAACAGAATTTATTCAAGATCGACTTGGACAAAGTAGTCGTGAGTATGAAGATGGAGATGCGAATAATGATTTCATATATTCTACGAATAGGATTGCGAGTCTAGCTTCTTACATGAAAAATAAAGCCCAACTTCAAAACAGAGAAGCTCACAAAGCTCTGCTAAACGATTTGGTAGAGCATATATGGGCAAAATTCGGCAATTGCAATTGA